In the genome of Phlebotomus papatasi isolate M1 chromosome 2, Ppap_2.1, whole genome shotgun sequence, one region contains:
- the LOC129801743 gene encoding facilitated trehalose transporter Tret1-like — protein MNQLSKAVVRQTILSLCVSLGYFGIGLVRGFSAPAIPSIRDTFPELLPGVHIETWVSSVPPLGAFFGSLVTAVLMHRMGRKFSVLLAAPIWVVSWAFIALSQRWEIIMTGRILSGISVGVTLPSAQIYVSECSDPKIRGVLASFPSIAMSLGIVFSYVIGSFLTWRQQAWFGCGVAVIQFLAIVFLPESPVWLKSKKKIPEADNAAEWLALSGFTTDADQANQVKAYKSYSIRALCRRTVLLPLAVGLVLLVIQQLSGIDAVIFFTVEIFRSAGSSINGNIATIIVGLVQLLSNFASLIVVDRFGRKPLLIVSGALMSMSMTSMGFAFNLTDHGNHNYGFLPLVSLIVFMIGFSVGFGCIPFLLMGEIFPTKQRSILSSFAGSFNLLIMFLVIFTYHPLQHAITTAGTFWAYAIMCLCGVIFVIFFVPETKGRDLESITLLFQKKSHSRKVSTMSSGIDEKCGVDNLAMTVTASDVNLASRSDGMIPVNKT, from the exons atgaatcaaCTTTCAAAGGCTGTTGTACGACAA ACTATTCTCTCGCTGTGCGTATCACTTGGATACTTTGGTATTGGCCTCGTTCGTGGCTTCTCAGCACCAGCTATTCCGTCCATTAGAGACACGTTTCCTGAACTCTTACCGGGAGTCCATATTGAGACATGGGTAAGCTCAGTGCCGCCCCTTGGAGCTTTCTTTGGAAGCTTAGTTACAGCCGTGCTCATGCATCGTATGGGACGTAAATTCTCTGTTTTGCTTGCGGCACCAATCTGGGTTGTTTCCTGGGCATTTATTGCTCTCTCACAGCGCTGGGAAATCATCATGACGGGGAGAATATTGTCTGGAATCTCAGTCGGAGTAACCCTTCCATCAGCGCAGATCTACGTCAGTGAGTGCAGTGATCCGAAAATTCGAGGAGTTCTTGCATCTTTTCCATCAATCGCTATGTCTCTTGGCATAGTATTTTCCTATGTCATTGGTAGTTTCTTGACATGGCGTCAACAAGCCTGGTTTGGATGTGGGGTAGCTGTGATACAATTTTTGGCTATTGTATTCCTCCCAGAATCTCCAGTTTGGCTTaagtcaaagaaaaaaattcctgaAGCTGACAATGCGGCAGAATGGTTGGCTCTAAGTGGCTTTACTACAGACGCAGACCAGGCAAATCAAGTGAAGGCTTACAAGTCCTATTCCATAAGGGCACTTTGCCGACGTACTGTCCTACTTCCTCTAGCTGTGGGTCTGGTACTTTTAGTGATTCAACAACTAAGTGGAATCGATGCTGTGATCTTTTTTACCGTTGAGATTTTCCGAAGTGCTGGGAGTTCTATCAATGGAAATATTGCCACTATAATTGTAGGTTTAGTCCAATTGCTGAGCAATTTTGCATCACTCATTGTTGTGGATCGTTTTGGACGTAAACCATTGCTGATCGTCTCGGGAGCTTTAATGTCGATGTCTATGACTTCAATGGGATTTGCCTTCAACTTAACTGACCATGGAAATCACAACTATGGATTTTTGCCTTTAGTCAGTCTAATTGTTTTTATGATTGGCTTTTCAGTGGGTTTTGGATGTATACCATTTCTTCTCATGGGTGAAATCTTTCCCACCAAACAGCGCAGTATTCTCAGCTCTTTTGCAGGATCTTTCAATTTGCTAATCATGTTCTTGGTGATTTTCACTTATCATCCTCTTCAACATGCCATAACAACTGCTGGCACATTTTGGGCATATGCTATCATGTGCCTATGTGGCGTTATCtttgtgatattttttgttccagaGACAAAGGGACGCGATCTCGAGAGTATTACAttgctctttcagaagaaatcaCACTCAAGGAAAGTTTCCACGATGTCATCCGGAATTGATGAAAAATGTGGTGTGGATAATCTCGCCATGACAGTTACCGCCAGTGACGTAAATCTTGCGTCGCGTTCCGATGGAATGATACCAGTTAATAAAACTTAA
- the LOC129801747 gene encoding phospholipase A1 VesT1.02-like, translating into MKVLAVALLLSVGVYSIPLDFPPRPPIVVSPREVQQEPEWALVPDAEGNFHLVDVKAEAAAEPDTFFEAERDVVFRLFTHTVHNRVVQLDNPGSLTGSSFNPGHPTRFVIHGWNGDGNSGINNAIRTAYLARGNFNVFVVDWGLGANANYVTSRNRVGAVGAALARFIIFLHQQTGMSFGSVTVVGHSLGAHIAGLAGKNTQGTGRLGVIVGLDAALPLFSVDQPAQRLHNSDADYVESIHTNAGLLGFDQPLGDASFYPNFGRSQPGCGIDIAGNCAHSRAHQFFAESITSDRGFWARQCRNYNDILQENCVAAGIDQLMGGEPSNTNARGVFWLRTNSNSPFAVGQV; encoded by the exons ATGAAAGTTCTCGCTGTGGCTCTGCTCTTATCTGTTGGAG TATATTCCATTCCACTGGATTTTCCACCAAGACCACCAATCGTAGTTAGCCCACGAGAAGTTCAACAAGAACCCGAATGGGCTCTAGTTCCCGATGCAGAGGGCAATTTTCACCTTGTAGACGTAAAGGCTGAAGCTGCTGCTGAACCTGACACGTTTTTTGAAGCTGAACGGGACGTTGTTTTTCGTTTATTTACACACACGGTTCACAATCGCGTTGTCCAGTTGGATAACCCAGGCTCTTTGACTGGATCCAGTTTCAATCCTGGCCATCCAACCCGCTTTGTTATTCACGGCTGGAACGGCGATGGTAATTCAGGGATCAACAATGCTATACGAACTGCATACCTCGCTCGAGGGAACTTCAATGTCTTTGTGGTAGATTGGGGTCTTGGAGCAAATGCTAACTATGTAACATCTCGCAATAGAGTGGGTGCAGTTGGCGCAGCTTTGGCACGATTTATTATATTCCTACATCAGCAAACAGGAATGAGTTTTGGCAGTGTGACTGTGGTAGGACATAGTTTAGGTGCCCATATAGCTGGCCTCGCGGGAAAGAATACGCAAGGAACTGGAAGATTAGGAGTGATAGTGGGATTAGATGCAGCATTACCACTTTTCTCTGTTGATCAACCAGCCCAAAGACTTCACAATTCAGATGCTGACTATGTCGAGTCAATTCACACTAATGCTGGACTTCTAGGTTTCGATCAACCTCTCGGAGATGCGAGTTTTTATCCTAACTTTGGAAGAAGTCAA ccTGGATGTGGAATTGACATTGCCGGAAATTGTGCACACAGTAGAGCTCATCAGTTTTTTGCTGAGTCCATTACGTCTGATCGTGGTTTCTGGGCGCGCCAGTGTCGTAATTACAATGACATCCTCCAAGAAAACTGCGTAGCCGCCGGTATAGATCAACTGATGGGCGGCGAACCTTCCAACACTAATGCCCGAGGTGTCTTTTGGCTTCGCACTAATAGCAACAGTCCTTTTGCTGTTGGTCAGGTTTGA